GGCTATTAATTTTTCTTATAAGTACATTTATAATTTATAACAACAAAAGTATCATCATCAGGGTAAAGAGATAGTCAGGCACTCAGGACGGACAAAGGCGTCGTGAGGGACAATGCTGCATTCGGTTTGTGGTTTGGCTTCTGGCCTTCTGCGCGTGGAAACATGCGTTTTGCGTTCCTGCTGCCCATGCGGCTACTGCGATCCCTTCTGCAACTACTCGGTGCCACTGAACTCTTCACTCTGCAGCCTGATGGTGATGGCGACACCCCCTGACGCCGCCCTCTTGGTATTACTCCCTCTAATCTTTTTTATCTGTCCCTATAGGAAACCTGTTGGTTAAAAGTTTCTCAACTTTGATTAGGTTTTTAGAAATATTAGTATGTTCaaataaattaattacaaaatatATTCAAAGATGTatataatgatattaattatgtatcataaatattaatatttttgtatatatttggttaaagttaagTAAAACAAAAAAAAGGTAGAGGGAGTAATAATGTTGTTACGAATGTACTAGTATCCCAGGCTGGACAGGGCCATGAAAACCATGATTTTGTTATGTTACACTTTGTATGGAATAGAgatacttttatttttatgttataTATATGAATCAAGATAGACCATAAAACGAGTCCATTTTTCGTCTATCCAACTATTGTTGTTTGGTTTTCGTGATGAAACTCTAGAGCCGAAACTTTTGACCATATTGATATCGGACAGATTTTGCGATCTAGTTGGGTTCAAAGGTAGTTTTATATTTTTGAAAATAATGAGATATGTTATTTTCTAAAAAACATAAATAATTCATCTTCAAAAAAATGGAACCAATATCAAAAAATTGTAAAAGTACAATTTATCTATTGGTGCTAGATTTGGATCTTGCTTTTACTTGTCATTAGTGTTTTATCGCCCATAGTTTTTGTGGAGTCACTCCTAGCCTCCCACCCTCCCTGAGGATCATACGGGGAGAGGCCTAGGGTTTCCCACAGGAAGAAGGATCGGTGAGCTAGCGTGAGTGCGAGGTCGAAGGTTCTCCCGGGGGGGGGGAGTACGAAATAAATGCGGACTAATTGCCTATTAAATTGTCATCCAagaactctcccttcttgcacgGGCGCCCCGAGTATTTATAGGTCACACCCGAGGTCATGGTGAAATTACGCTAGGGTGGACCTTGACAAGTCTGCTGTGATACAACGACCAAGGGTAAGGGCGGTAATCTTTCCCCCCATGGCCAACTACCCTAAACCCTAAGGGCTTGGGAACGTCGTCGCCTTCACGCCGGCATCCCTTGACGGTCCGTGCCATATCCTCGCTCGCCTGGAGCGAGGTTCACCATTCGCCAGAGGCCAGCGTCCTGCCGGAGCAAACCTCCGATCATCACGACGAACCTCCGCATTCGGTACCTGATAACAGGGGACAACCAACGAGGAAAAAACCCTCGCGACGGGGGTTAGCAGCCACCGTGAGATTGATCAGTCAACCCAGAAAAGAGGTTGAGTGCCAGGGTGAGGGCTGAGCTGGAACCATCTTCCCCCAACAGTTTTCCCTTTGTATTTATTTAAATCATCAAATTATTTATGCTATATTAAAATTAGGGATGAACCAAGAGAATCCATACTTCGAgtagagtaccaaatatgtgAATTAAAATTAGGAAAACCATTTTTATAGGCCGGTGGTGCCATGCCAGTTGTAAATCCTAACTACGATCTATCTATGTGGTGAAGGATTGCCGTTCCGAGGGTTTGATTGGTGTCAGACATGGCATCGAAACACCACGCTATTGGCTATGTTCGGCTGGCATTTTTTTTTGGCTGGCTGGTTGGCTACAGTTTCTAGCcgaagcagtgtttttctctcacaacatttcaacaTGAACAGTAAAAATTTAAGTCCAGCCGAACACTGCCATTGACGCCACGACGACGGGACAACGCCTCCCCAGAGAGGATGAAGGACAATGCACAACTCTCACTGTAACACCCCCTACCCTAGAAAAGAAGGACAATGCACAACTCTCTCACTGTAACACCCCCTACCCTAGAAAAGCTATACGAGGGAGGCCCAAGCTCTCTCTAAGGACGAACCCTCATAGCATTCTCACCCCGTTTCTAACATTTACTACAAAACTTCGTGTTCAGGAACACGGACAAACACTAGAATTTGGAGGTAAGGCGTATTGGTTGAACCAACATAAATCCTGAGTCTTTGAGCGCAAGAGACTACACGCACGGCTACAGGTTTACCGGTCGGCGCTACGAAATGTTGACAAATGGATTCAAATTTTTTCTAGTTTAAAATAAATCAGTTCTTTTTTTCTAATTTGAAATGAACTAGTTCACTTAAAGTGATGAATATAGTTTGGGCTCTGCAATGCGAGCGACAGAATGTAAATCCTAAGGATCCGACAAGCTTTGCTCTCAAAGTTCGGAGCTCGCGTGGAAGACAAGAAGCgccatgaatgaatgaatgaacaaATATAAACAGAGCTGCACGCCCACCGCCATCTCAGCAACAACGGCCTGGCGGAAGCGGAACGGACGGTTGGTGTCGCCCCCGCCCGGTGATCCGACGGCCAGCACGGCCGCCGCTAGCCTTAAAGCCgaagccgccgcctcctcctcctccggcagtTACCAGTCGTCTCTCTCTCGTGCTCTGCCTGCGGGCTGCCGTGCAGTGCTGCCCGCCACCCTCGCCCGCCGTCGGGTCGCCTTGCCACGtcgccgcccgcccgcgcccacCACCTGAGGCCGGCCGGTCGCCCATCCATAACGCCCACCCCCGCAGTCCAGTCCCCAGCTCTTCTCTCACACACTCGCACGCCTCCTCCCCTCACCTCCCACGCTTCACCGCGCGCGCAGATCGGAGGAATAATGGTGAGCGCGTCGAGCCTGCTCCTGCCGTCCTCCGTGCGGGACCTAGCGTCCTGCGTCTCCGACGGCGCCGTCCGCGTCGCCTGCACCACCCCGGCGTCCACGCTCaccgtctccttctcctcctcgccGGCGCCGCCGTCCACGCTCTCCGTCGCCGTCACCTACCGCGCGACCCCGCAGGCGCCGTCGTTGCCGCCGCTCCTCCTGCGGCTCACCTGGTCGCACTCCCCGCACGGAGCCCCGGCGCTCTCCTTCGCGGGCCCCACCGCGTCGTCCCCCGccgtcctcctccgccgccgcaagGGCACCTTctgcctcccctcctcctcctcctcctcctcctcggcacaCAACCCCCCGCTCGCCCTCTTCTGGGACCTCACCGCCGCCAGGTACGACGGCGCGGCCTCGTCCTCCTCCCCGTCCTCGTCCCCGGAGCCGATCTCCGGGTTctacgtcgtcgccgtcgccggcgccgAGGTGGTGCTGGCCGTGGGCGACCTGGCGGCGGAGTTCGTCAAGGCTAAGTTCGAGGGCCAGATCCCCCGGGCGCGCTCCATCCTCCCCGTGTCCCGCGCCGACCGCGTCGTCGTGGCGGCGCCGGGGCAGACGCCGGGCGCCGCGGTGCACACAGCGCGGGTCCGGTTCGCCGAGGGCGCGCCGGAGCACGAGGTCGCCGTGGGCTGCTGCCGCGCCTCCGCCTCCGGCAGGCCCGGGGAGGAGGAGCTCTGGGTCAGCGTCGACGGCAAGCGCGCCGTGCACGCGCGCCGCCTGCGCTGGAACTTCCGGGGCAACCAGACCGTGTTCATCGACGGCGCGCCCGTCGACGTGCTCTGGGACCTCCACGGCTGGTGGTTCCAGGACCCGCCCGGCTGCGCCATCGTCATGCTCCGCGCCAGGAGCGCGCTCGAGAGCAGGCTCTGGCTCGAGGAGGAGGCCAAGGCGCCCGGATTCGCGCTCCTCGTGCAGGCCTTCAAGACACCGCCTTGATCCTCATCTTGGTGACGCCACCTGATGATggaaaaaattgcaaaaatgacACTGATTGACTCTTGACTATGATGATACTCGGGTGGATGACAAGTTAATTCATCTGTGTCTATGAATATGGGTCTACTATAAAATCTACGATCGATGTCCTATTTTTGCAAATCGCCCCCTGATGATGAGGTCAACCAAATGCTGTCGCTCACTGCTGCCTGCTGGTTCATATTTCCTCTGCCTTTTGACTTGAATTTGGTGGTATTTAGCAAACCAAACCAAATCCAACCacggccatgtttagttcacccagaatccaaactttgacactatacaaaaagaagatttttcatcacatcaaatttacggtacatgtatggagtattaaatgttgacgaaataaaaaactaattgcacagtttggttatactttacgagacgaacgttttgagcctaattagtcaacgattggacaattattactaaatacaaacgaaatgctacaataCACTACAGTACCTGCAGAATTCGGACGGCGCCAACTCTGGGGGCAACTAAACGCGCCCCAGGAAAATGGTTGCGTTGACGATCTAGATATTTGTAGATTCCGGTGTGTCGAATGAGTTTG
This sequence is a window from Miscanthus floridulus cultivar M001 chromosome 10, ASM1932011v1, whole genome shotgun sequence. Protein-coding genes within it:
- the LOC136487714 gene encoding uncharacterized protein, whose translation is MVSASSLLLPSSVRDLASCVSDGAVRVACTTPASTLTVSFSSSPAPPSTLSVAVTYRATPQAPSLPPLLLRLTWSHSPHGAPALSFAGPTASSPAVLLRRRKGTFCLPSSSSSSSSAHNPPLALFWDLTAARYDGAASSSSPSSSPEPISGFYVVAVAGAEVVLAVGDLAAEFVKAKFEGQIPRARSILPVSRADRVVVAAPGQTPGAAVHTARVRFAEGAPEHEVAVGCCRASASGRPGEEELWVSVDGKRAVHARRLRWNFRGNQTVFIDGAPVDVLWDLHGWWFQDPPGCAIVMLRARSALESRLWLEEEAKAPGFALLVQAFKTPP